A single region of the Glycine max cultivar Williams 82 chromosome 20, Glycine_max_v4.0, whole genome shotgun sequence genome encodes:
- the LOC100816114 gene encoding probable protein phosphatase 2C 33 → MGSCLSVSGASASVDAFDESSSNSSSRTASDYNMEMRLHRVPGRLFLNCSSQVASLFCKQGRKGINQDAMLLWDNFSSNKDTVFCGVFDGHGPHGHMVAKKLRDSFPLKLIAQWNLLHPNNNSSSNNNSDTPCAVAPGNIGTLRDSFVKACKVMDRELKVQHQIDCSCSGSTGLTLLKQGQDLVIANVGDSRAVLATQDRSNGSLVAVQLSTDHKPHLPREAERIRICKGRVFSIKNESGIPRVWLPNIDSPGLAMSRAFGDFCLKDFGVISVPDFSYHRLTQRDQFVVLATDGVWDVLSNEEAVAIISSAPRSSAARMLVEAAIHAWKTKLPLTKVDDCSVVCLFFHSDSDSDSLRLEPQQNHQ, encoded by the exons atGGGATCGTGCCTCTCGGTGTCGGGGGCATCGGCCTCCGTAGATGCTTTTGATGAATCATCTTCCAATTCCAGTTCCAGAACTGCCTCTGATTATAACATGGAAATGCGGCTCCACAGAGTTCCTGGCAGATTATTCTTGAACTGTTCGTCCCAGGTTGCTTCCTTGTTCTGTAAGCAAGGTCGCAAAGGGATCAACCAGGATGCCATGCTTCTCTGGGATAATTTCTCTTCAAACAAGGACACCGTTTTCTGTGGTGTTTTTGATGGCCATGGACCTCATGGCCATATGGTTGCAAAGAAGCTCAGGGATTCCTTCCCTCTCAAGCTTATTGCTCAATGGAATTTGCTTCATCctaacaacaacagcagcagcaacaacaacagcgaTACACCTTGTGCGGTTGCCCCGGGTAACATTGGTACGCTCAGAGACTCCTTTGTGAAGGCTTGCAAGGTGATGGACAGAGAGCTGAAAGTGCAGCATCAGATAGATTGCTCGTGTAGCGGGAGCACGGGTTTGACGTTGCTGAAGCAGGGTCAGGACCTTGTTATTGCGAATGTGGGTGACTCCAGAGCAGTATTGGCCACCCAAGATCGTAGCAATGGTTCTCTTGTTGCTGTCCAGTTGAGCACTGACCACAAGCCACATCTCCCAAGGGAAGCAGAGAGGATAAGGATTTGTAAAGGAAGGGTCTTTTCCATTAAGAACGAATCAGGGATTCCTCGAGTATGGCTCCCCAACATTGATTCCCCTGGCCTTGCCATGTCACGTGCTTTTGGAGATTTTTGTCTCAAGGACTTTGGAGTCATCTCTGTTCCTGATTTCTCATATCACCGCCTCACTCAAAGGGATCAGTTTGTTGTCTTAGCCACAGATGGG GTATGGGATGTTTTATCCAACGAAGAAGCTGTGGCCATTATCTCTTCTGCTCCTCGCTCTTCAGCGGCTCGAATGTTGGTTGAGGCGGCTATTCATGCATGGAAAACCAAGCTTCCCCTTACAAAGGTTGATGATTGCTCTGTCGTTTGCCTCTTCTTTCATTCAGACTCAGACTCAGACTCACTTAGACTCGAACCTCAACAAAACCACCAATAG